The following proteins come from a genomic window of Solwaraspora sp. WMMA2065:
- a CDS encoding DEAD/DEAH box helicase, with product MLVVQGLLGPDGRLAVWAEDSTLPSAPPRRPGRPPRRRPHPFAAGHEALVAALSPLLGPVAVKAATGSTAVRLPTVAGAPVESPELVRTQSDAPTTGLARDGGHADWLVSTLEFDADEALSVLCTLHDVDPAADVAPADGLPGGVAAADGLPGGLVIGAGVRHLALLAGFAAELVARGRVLPAVRPGPAPGSATACWLPLLTGADQRWARSLTLATPAAALAAGAPGTGHRRVAEAFDALTDAAARAALHGVRLAEGRARSGPLAARDAWLTALTGPRRDFTAPVAALDTLAAELEHWQRDAAGGPVRALFRLREPAPATEEPAADGSAGLVDGADGWRLEFALQATAEPSLLVDAAAIWRVGRQLQPLTRHTADPQETLLAELGRASRLWPAIDDALRTATPDGVDLDVTGAHRFLRDGAPTLHAAGFGVLLPSWWQRPAARLGARLRAGTPTAPGTVAVDRRFGLPDLVDYEWEVALGDQPLTEQELRDLARAKTPLVRVRGEWVEVDPKRIAAGLALLRSGGALTVMDLLRVALGDDDGGVGLPVLGIDATGALGDLLSGEVERRLTPVAEPAGFRGRLRPYQQRGLAWLRFLDSLGLGGVLADDMGLGKTVQLLALLAADAPDAGPTLLVCPMSLVGNWQREAARFVPELPVHMHHGTDRPRGPEFVAAVTGARLVVTTYAVAARDAVDLAGVGWHRIMVDEAQAIKNAATRQAVAIRSLPARHRVAITGTPVENRLADLWSIMEFANPGLLGGAATFRRRYAEPVERHGDAEAAQRLRRITGPFVLRRLKTDTSIISDLPAKLEMEVLCHLTAEQASLYQAVVDDMMGRIESSDGVERRGLVLATMTKLKQICNHPAQFLRDGSHLPGRSGKLARLTGILDEVLAAGEKALLFTQYAEFGAMLRGYLSAYTGREVLFLHGGLAKADRDDLVARFQAGHADGGGGRAGPPLFVLSLKAGGTGLTLTAANHVVHVDRWWNPAVEDQATDRAFRIGQRRAVQVRKFVCAGTVEEKIAAMVTDKRGLAATVVGSGEQWLTELSTAQLRELFTLEAGAVVE from the coding sequence GTGCTGGTGGTGCAGGGGCTGCTCGGCCCCGACGGTCGGCTCGCCGTCTGGGCCGAGGACTCGACGTTACCGTCGGCGCCGCCCCGGCGGCCGGGGCGACCGCCGCGCCGCCGACCGCACCCGTTCGCCGCCGGACACGAGGCCCTGGTCGCCGCGCTGAGCCCACTGCTCGGGCCGGTGGCGGTCAAGGCGGCCACCGGCAGTACGGCGGTCCGGCTGCCGACCGTCGCCGGTGCTCCGGTCGAGTCACCGGAGCTGGTCCGTACCCAGTCCGACGCGCCGACCACCGGGCTGGCCCGCGACGGCGGCCACGCCGACTGGCTGGTGTCCACCTTGGAGTTCGACGCCGACGAGGCGTTGTCGGTGCTCTGCACCCTGCACGACGTCGATCCGGCGGCCGACGTCGCACCGGCCGACGGTCTGCCCGGCGGCGTCGCGGCGGCCGACGGTCTGCCGGGCGGGCTGGTGATCGGTGCCGGGGTACGCCACCTGGCGCTGCTCGCCGGGTTCGCCGCCGAACTGGTCGCCCGGGGCCGGGTGCTGCCCGCCGTCCGGCCCGGCCCGGCACCCGGGTCGGCCACCGCCTGCTGGCTGCCGCTGCTGACCGGTGCCGACCAGCGGTGGGCCCGGTCGCTGACGCTGGCCACCCCGGCGGCGGCCCTGGCCGCCGGGGCGCCCGGCACCGGACACCGGCGCGTCGCCGAAGCGTTCGACGCGTTGACCGACGCCGCCGCCCGTGCCGCGCTGCACGGCGTACGGCTGGCCGAGGGCCGGGCCCGGTCCGGGCCGTTGGCCGCCCGCGACGCCTGGCTGACCGCGTTGACCGGGCCCCGGCGGGACTTCACCGCCCCGGTCGCGGCGCTCGACACCCTCGCCGCCGAGCTGGAGCACTGGCAGCGGGACGCGGCCGGCGGTCCAGTGCGGGCCCTGTTCCGGCTGCGCGAACCCGCCCCCGCCACTGAGGAGCCGGCCGCCGACGGGTCGGCCGGTCTCGTCGACGGTGCTGACGGGTGGCGGCTGGAGTTCGCACTGCAGGCCACCGCCGAGCCGAGCCTGCTGGTCGACGCGGCGGCGATCTGGCGCGTCGGCCGGCAGCTCCAACCGCTGACCCGGCACACCGCCGACCCGCAGGAGACGCTGCTGGCCGAGCTGGGTCGGGCCAGCCGGCTCTGGCCGGCGATCGACGACGCGCTGCGTACCGCCACCCCCGACGGCGTCGACCTGGACGTCACCGGTGCGCACCGGTTCCTGCGTGACGGGGCACCGACCCTGCACGCCGCCGGGTTCGGCGTGCTGCTGCCCTCCTGGTGGCAGCGGCCGGCGGCCCGGCTCGGTGCCCGGCTGCGGGCGGGAACCCCGACCGCGCCGGGCACTGTCGCCGTCGACCGCCGGTTCGGCCTGCCCGACCTGGTGGACTACGAGTGGGAGGTGGCCCTCGGTGATCAGCCGCTGACCGAGCAGGAGCTGCGCGATCTGGCCCGGGCCAAGACACCGCTGGTGCGGGTGCGCGGCGAATGGGTGGAGGTCGACCCGAAGCGGATCGCTGCCGGGTTGGCGCTGCTCCGCTCCGGTGGTGCGCTGACCGTCATGGACCTGCTGCGGGTCGCCCTCGGCGACGACGACGGCGGCGTGGGGCTGCCGGTGCTGGGCATCGACGCCACCGGGGCGCTCGGTGACCTGCTCAGCGGTGAGGTGGAGCGCCGGCTCACCCCGGTGGCCGAGCCGGCCGGTTTCCGGGGGCGGCTGCGTCCGTACCAGCAGCGGGGGCTGGCCTGGCTGCGGTTCCTGGATTCGCTGGGACTCGGCGGGGTGCTCGCCGACGACATGGGACTCGGCAAGACCGTACAGCTGCTCGCCCTGCTCGCCGCCGACGCACCCGACGCCGGTCCGACGCTGCTGGTCTGTCCGATGTCGCTGGTCGGCAACTGGCAGCGGGAGGCGGCCCGGTTCGTGCCGGAACTGCCGGTGCACATGCACCACGGCACCGACCGGCCCCGCGGCCCGGAGTTCGTCGCTGCGGTGACCGGCGCCCGGCTGGTGGTCACCACCTACGCGGTGGCCGCCCGGGACGCCGTTGACCTGGCCGGGGTCGGCTGGCACCGGATCATGGTCGACGAGGCCCAGGCGATCAAGAACGCGGCGACCCGCCAGGCCGTCGCGATCCGGTCACTGCCCGCCCGGCACCGGGTCGCGATCACCGGTACACCGGTGGAGAACCGCCTCGCCGACCTGTGGTCGATCATGGAGTTCGCTAATCCGGGCCTGCTCGGCGGCGCGGCCACGTTCCGCCGCCGGTACGCCGAACCGGTGGAACGCCACGGCGACGCCGAGGCCGCGCAGCGGCTGCGCCGGATCACCGGCCCGTTCGTGCTGCGCCGGCTCAAGACCGACACCTCGATCATCTCTGACCTGCCGGCGAAGCTGGAGATGGAGGTGCTGTGCCACCTCACCGCCGAACAGGCGTCGCTCTACCAGGCGGTGGTCGACGACATGATGGGGCGGATCGAGTCCAGCGACGGCGTCGAGCGGCGCGGCCTGGTGCTGGCCACCATGACCAAGCTCAAGCAGATCTGCAACCATCCGGCGCAGTTCCTGCGCGACGGCTCGCATCTGCCCGGCCGCTCCGGCAAACTCGCCCGGCTCACCGGGATCCTCGACGAGGTGCTGGCGGCGGGGGAGAAGGCGCTGCTGTTCACCCAGTACGCCGAGTTCGGCGCGATGCTGCGCGGGTACCTGTCGGCGTACACAGGTCGGGAGGTGCTGTTCCTGCACGGCGGTCTGGCCAAGGCGGACCGTGACGACCTGGTCGCCCGGTTCCAGGCCGGCCATGCCGACGGCGGCGGTGGTCGGGCCGGGCCGCCGCTGTTCGTCCTGTCGTTGAAGGCCGGCGGCACCGGGCTGACCCTGACCGCCGCCAACCACGTGGTGCATGTGGACCGGTGGTGGAACCCGGCGGTGGAGGACCAGGCCACCGACCGGGCGTTCCGGATCGGGCAGCGGCGGGCGGTGCAGGTCCGTAAGTTCGTCTGCGCCGGCACCGTGGAGGAGAAGATCGCGGCGATGGTGACGGACAAGCGTGGCCTCGCCGCGACCGTCGTCGGCAGCGGTGAGCAGTGGCTGACCGAGCTGTCCACCGCGCAGCTGCGGGAGCTGTTCACGTTGGAGGCCGGGGCGGTGGTCGAATGA
- a CDS encoding ABC transporter ATP-binding protein yields MTASGPAGAPATTGPSAGRLPVADPGAVRRATGDLLGQQRWVVAGILVLHLGAALAGLAGPWLLGRIVDVVTVGASVAAVDRLAAALVGFVLLQGLLTRFARYVGLRFGERAVARLREDFVHRVLGLPVSVVERAGTGDLATRSSSDVATVGTMVRDVVPVVVIATAQLGLLFGAVFWLHPLLGLAGLIGLPSILAVTRWYLRRARPAYLTEGAAMAALTDTLTTTADGARTVEALRLGDERIRAGRARIADLWAARRATLALRSVYFPVAEASVALPVGAALLVGGLLLHRDAVTLGAVVAAALYLQQAVDPMDTILQWIEQAQRGLASYARVLGVGQVPPEPRGRGATPTGREVRVTGLTFGYGGGVDVLCGIDLTVAAGQRLAIVGPSGAGKSTLARLVAGIEVPRDGAVLLGGCPVIDLDPAQRRRRIALVTQEHHVFIGTLRDNLRFAAPEASDETLRSALVTVGADWYADLPADLDTLLGDGALDLPAAYAQQVALARLVLADPDILILDEATAALDPTTARRTEQALAAVLAGRTVIAIAHRLNSAHDADRVAVLDQGRITEQGSHDELIAADGAYAALWRSWHG; encoded by the coding sequence GTGACCGCCTCCGGGCCAGCGGGCGCGCCGGCCACCACCGGGCCGTCGGCCGGTCGACTGCCGGTGGCCGATCCGGGTGCCGTCCGGCGGGCGACCGGTGACCTGCTCGGCCAGCAACGCTGGGTGGTCGCCGGCATCCTGGTGCTGCACCTCGGCGCGGCCCTGGCCGGTCTGGCCGGGCCGTGGCTGCTCGGCCGGATCGTCGACGTGGTCACCGTCGGCGCGTCGGTGGCCGCGGTCGACCGGCTGGCGGCGGCACTGGTCGGCTTCGTCCTGCTGCAAGGGCTGCTCACCCGCTTCGCCCGGTACGTCGGGCTGCGCTTCGGTGAACGGGCGGTCGCCCGGCTCCGCGAGGACTTCGTGCACCGCGTCCTCGGGCTACCGGTGTCGGTGGTGGAACGGGCCGGCACCGGCGACCTCGCCACCCGCAGCTCCAGCGACGTCGCCACGGTCGGCACGATGGTCCGCGATGTGGTGCCGGTGGTGGTGATCGCCACCGCACAGCTGGGCCTGCTCTTCGGCGCGGTGTTCTGGCTGCATCCGCTGCTGGGCCTGGCCGGCCTGATCGGACTGCCGTCGATCCTGGCGGTGACCCGGTGGTATCTGCGTCGGGCCCGGCCGGCCTACCTGACCGAGGGCGCGGCGATGGCCGCGTTGACCGACACGTTGACCACCACTGCCGACGGCGCCCGTACCGTGGAGGCGCTGCGGCTGGGCGACGAACGGATCCGCGCGGGCCGCGCGCGGATCGCCGACCTGTGGGCTGCCCGGCGGGCCACCCTCGCCCTGCGTTCGGTGTACTTCCCGGTGGCCGAGGCCAGCGTCGCGTTGCCGGTCGGCGCCGCGTTGCTGGTCGGCGGGCTGCTGCTGCACCGGGACGCCGTCACCCTCGGGGCGGTGGTCGCGGCCGCACTCTACCTGCAGCAGGCCGTCGACCCGATGGACACCATCCTGCAGTGGATCGAACAGGCCCAGCGCGGGCTGGCGTCGTACGCCCGGGTGCTCGGCGTCGGGCAGGTGCCGCCGGAGCCGCGCGGCCGGGGTGCGACGCCGACCGGCCGTGAGGTGCGGGTGACCGGTCTGACCTTCGGCTACGGCGGCGGCGTCGACGTGCTGTGCGGCATCGACCTGACGGTGGCCGCCGGGCAGCGGCTGGCGATCGTCGGCCCGTCCGGGGCAGGCAAGTCCACCCTGGCCCGGCTGGTCGCCGGCATCGAGGTGCCCCGCGACGGCGCGGTGCTCCTCGGCGGCTGCCCGGTCATCGACCTCGACCCGGCGCAGCGGCGTCGCCGGATCGCCCTGGTCACCCAGGAACACCACGTCTTCATCGGTACGCTGCGCGACAACCTGCGGTTCGCCGCCCCCGAGGCGTCCGACGAGACGTTGCGCTCCGCGTTGGTCACCGTCGGTGCCGACTGGTACGCCGACCTGCCCGCCGACCTGGACACCCTGCTCGGCGACGGCGCGCTCGACCTGCCGGCCGCGTACGCCCAGCAGGTGGCGCTCGCCAGGCTGGTGCTCGCCGATCCGGACATCCTGATCCTGGACGAGGCGACCGCGGCCCTGGACCCGACCACCGCCCGCCGGACCGAGCAGGCGTTGGCGGCGGTACTGGCCGGGCGGACCGTCATTGCCATCGCACACCGGCTGAACTCGGCCCACGACGCAGACCGGGTGGCGGTACTGGACCAGGGCCGGATCACCGAGCAGGGCAGCCACGACGAGTTGATCGCCGCCGACGGCGCGTACGCTGCCCTGTGGCGCTCCTGGCACGGCTGA